Proteins encoded by one window of Castor canadensis chromosome 2, mCasCan1.hap1v2, whole genome shotgun sequence:
- the Mmp12 gene encoding macrophage metalloelastase, with the protein MKFLLLILVLQVPASGAAPLTHDNRSIEKIDVTFAIEYLSNFYNLQDGTPMTKMKINNNFLEEKIQEMQQFFGLKVTGQLDSSTLELMHTPRCGVPDAQHFTTMPQRPVWNKRSLTYRIHNYTPDMKREDVDYAIQKAFQVWSDVTPLKFRRINAGEADIVILFAYRDHGDFNSFDGKDGILAHAFGPGSGIGGDAHFDEAETWSKSIQGKNLFLVAVHELGHSLGLGHSRDPNAIMYPNYRYFDLNTFHLSADDVRGIQSLYGGPGTHQPKPNPDGSGPAACDPNLTFDAVTTMGDKILFFKDRFFWWKFPEGTATGISSIYSVWPTLPSGIQAAYEVKDRNQVFLFKDDKYWLISDLRLQPNPPKRIHSLGFPGSVKKIDAAVFNPFLHKAYFFVDNQYWRYDVKRQLMDPTYPRLISKWFPGIKPKIDAAFYFKGHYYFFQGSNQLEYDVRSQRITKRLKSNSWFGC; encoded by the exons ATGAAGTTTCTTCTGTTGATTCTAGTTCTGCAGGTTCCTGCCTCTGGAGCTGCTCCCCTGACCCATGATAATAGAAGCATAGAAAAAATTGATGTGACATTTGCTATA GAATACTTGTCAAACTTTTACAACCTTCAGGATGGAACTccaatgacaaaaatgaaaatcaataacaACTTCCTAGAGGAAAAAATTCAGGAAATGCAGCAGTTCTTTGGGTTAAAGGTGACTGGGCAGCTAGACAGCTCTACGCTGGAGTTGATGCACACACCAAGATGTGGAGTGCCTGACGCTCAGCATTTCACAACAATGCCACAGAGGCCAGTGTGGAACAAACGTTCTCTCACCTACAG AATCCATAATTATACTCCTGACATGAAGCGTGAGGATGTTGACTATGCCATCCAGAAAGCTTTTCAAGTATGGAGTGATGTGACGCCCTTGAAATTCAGAAGGATTAATGCAGGCGAGGCTGACATTGTGATACTTTTTGCATATAGAG atCATGGTGACTTCAATTCTTTTGATGGCAAGGATGGAATCTTGGCCCATGCTTTTGGACCTGGATCTGGTATTGGAGGAGATGCACACTTTGATGAGGCAGAAACGTGGAGTAAAAGCATCCAAG GCAAAAACTTGTTTCTTGTTGCCGTCCACGAGCTTGGCCATTCCTTGGGGCTTGGGCACTCCAGGGATCCAAACGCCATAATGTACCCCAACTACCGTTACTTTGACCTCAACACTTTCCACCTGTCTGCTGATGATGTACGTGGCATTCAGTCCCTCTATG GAGGCCCAGGGACACACCAACCCAAGCCAAATCCTGATGGTTCAGGACCAGCTGCCTGTGACCCCAACTTGACTTTTGATGCTGTCACTACAATGGGAGACAAAATCCTATTCTTTAAAGACAG GTTCTTCTGGTGGAAGTTTCCTGAAGGTACAGCCACCGGCATTAGTTCAATTTATTCTGTATGGCCAACATTGCCATCTGGCATTCAAGCTGCTTATGAAGTTAAAGACAGaaatcaagtttttctttttaaag ATGACAAGTACTGGTTAATAAGTGATTTAAGACTACAGCCAAACCCTCCCAAGCGCATACATTCCCTGGGCTTCCCTGGGTCTGTGAAAAAAATCGATGCGGCTGTCTTCAATCCATTTCTCCATAAGGCCTACTTTTTTGTAGATAACCAATATTGGAG GTATGATGTGAAAAGACAGCTCATGGACCCCACTTATCCCAGATTAATTAGTAAATGGTTTCCAGGAATTAAGCCTAAAATTGATGCAGCCTTCTATTTCAAAG gTCATTACTATTTCTTCCAAGGTTCTAATCAACTTGAATATGATGTCCGGTCACAGCGCATCACCAAAAGGCTGAAAAGCAATAGCTGGTTTGGATGTTAG
- the LOC109689285 gene encoding stromelysin-1-like produces the protein MRTLSFLLWLCVAVCSAYPLDRAAKDEADNMELLERYLENFYNLKKDVKQFVRRKNSSPVVNKIQEMQKFLGLEVTGKLDSNTLEVIQKPRCGVPDAGQFSTFPGTPKWTKTHLTYRIVNYTLDLPRDVVDSAIEKALRVWAEVTPLTFSRLQEGEADIMISFAVREHGDFYPFDGPGAVLAHAYPPGPGINGDAHFDDDEQWTDDTTGTNLFLVAAHELGHSLGLFHSANTEALMYPVYKSATNLARFRLSQDDVDGIQSLYGPPPPSSANPAVPTKSAPQESGTLDKCDAALSFDAISTLRGEILFFKDRHFWRKSLRILEPGFYSISSFWPSLPSGIDAAYEVISKDTVFIFKGHEFWAIRGHEVQGGYPRSIHTLGFPATVRKIDAAISDKDKKKTYFFVEDKYWRFDEKRRSMEPGFPRKIAEDFPGVDSKVDAVFEAFGFYYFFSGSSQFEFDPNAKKVTHVLKSNSWFLC, from the exons ATGAGGACTCTTTCCTTCCTACTCTGGCTATGTGTGGCAGTTTGCTCAGCCTATCCATTGGACAGAGCTGCAAAGGACGAGGCTGACAACATGGAACTTCTTGAG CGATACCTAGAAAACTTCTACAACCTTAAAAAAGACGTAAAGCAATTTGTTAGAAGAAAGAACAGTAGCCCTGTTGTTAACAAAATCCAAGAAATGCAGAAGTTCCTTGGGTTGGAGGTGACGGGGAAGCTGGACTCCAACACTTTGGAGGTGATACAGAAGCCCAGGTGTGGCGTTCCGGACGCTGGTCAGTTCAGTACCTTTCCTGGTACGCCAAAGTGGACGAAAACTCACCTGACTTACAG GATTGTGAATTACACACTGGATTTGCCAAGAGATGTGGTTGATTCTGCCATCGAGAAAGCTCTGAGAGTCTGGGCGGAGGTGACACCACTCACATTCTCCAGGCTGCAAGAAGGAGAGGCTGACATCATGATCTCCTTCGCAGTtagag AACATGGAGACTTTTACCCTTTTGATGGACCTGGAGCAGTTCTGGCTCATGCCTATCCACCTGGGCCCGGCATTAATGGAGATGCTCACTTTGACGATGATGAACAATGGACAGATGACACAACAG GGACCAATTTGTTCCTGGTTGCTGCTCATGAACTTGGCCACTCCCTGGGTCTCTTTCACTCGGCCAACACTGAAGCTTTGATGTACCCAGTCTATAAGTCTGCCACCAACCTGGCCCGGTTCCGCCTTTCTCAAGATGATGTGGATGGCATTCAGTCTCTCTACG gtcctccccctccctcctctgccAACCCTGCGGTGCCCACCAAATCTGCCCCTCAAGAATCTGGGACACTAGACAAGTGCGATGCTGCTTTGTCCTTCGATGCAATCAGCACCCTGAGGGGAGAAATCTTGTTCTTTAAAGACAG GCATTTTTGGCGCAAATCGCTCAGGATCCTCGAGCCTGGGTTTTATTCTATCTCTTCATTTTGGCCATCCCTTCCTTCTGGCATAGATGCTGCATATGAAGTTATTAGCAAGgatactgttttcatttttaaag GACATGAATTCTGGGCCATCAGAGGGCATGAGGTCCAAGGAGGGTACCCAAGGAGCATTCACACGCTGGGTTTCCCTGCAACAGTGAGGAAAATTGACGCAGCCATCTCCGATAAGGACAAGAAGAAGACATACTTCTTTGTAGAGGACAAATACTGGAG ATTTGATGAGAAGAGACGGTCCATGGAGCCAGGCTTCCCCAGGAAGATAGCTGAAGATTTTCCAGGGGTCGATTCCAAGGTCGATGCTGTCTTTGAAGCATTTG